The Nicotiana tomentosiformis chromosome 2, ASM39032v3, whole genome shotgun sequence genome includes the window gtttatatggagcaaccacctggttttgttgctcagggggagtctcgtggccttgtatgtcgcttgcgtcagtcactttatggtctaaagcagtctcctcgagcctggtttggtaagttcagcacggttatccaggagtttggcatgattcgtagtgaagccgatcactctgtgttttatcggcactctgcttcaagtctctgtatttatctagTAGTCTATGTTGataatattgttattactggcagtgatcaggatggtattaccaatctgaagcagcatctcttcctacacttccaaactaaggatctaggcagattgaagtactttctaggtattgaggttgcccagtctagctcaggtattgttatttctcaaagaaaatatgctttagacattcttgaggagacggggatgataggttgcagacctgttgacactccgatggatccgaattctaaacttatgccaggacagggggagccgcttagcgatcctgcaagctataggcggctggttggaaaattaaattatctcacagtgactagacacgacatttcttatcctgtgagtgttggtaagtcagtttatgaattctccctgtgatagtcattgggatgcagttgtccgcattattcgatatataaaatcggctccaggcaaagggttactctttgaggatcgaggtcatgagcagatcattggatactcagatgctgattgggcaggatcaccttctgatagacgttctacgtctggatattgtgttttagtaggaggaaatttggtgtcctggaagagcaagaaacaaaatgtagttgctcggtctagtgcagaagcagaatatcgagcaatggctatggcaacatgtgagctagtctggaccaaacaattgctcaaggagttgaaatttggtgaaatcagtcggatggaacttgtgtgtgataatcaagctgcccttcatattgcatcaaatccggtgttccatgagagaactaaacacattgagattgattgtcacttcgtcagagaaaagatacttttaGGAGaaattgctacaaagtttgtgaggtcgaatgatcaacttgcagatattttcaccaagtctctcactggttctcgtattggttatatatgtaacaagctcggtacatatgatttgtatgcacctgcttgagggggagtgttagtttacagcatgtatatagtgtagtattgtcccacattggtagaagagtagtatgtccttgtatagtatagctataaataaggacctcttgtattgtattgttcatctaatatcaataacatattttctcccgtgccttctcacagtcACATCACAGGATCTTTTCTAGTCTCCATCAACTGTTTCAGATGGAATTTTCTTTCTTACTGCAGATATGGATGACTTCTTGCGACTCCTTTCACAATGTCCCTTTTGAATTGTTGCTTTCCTGTGTAAAACATCCTTGTTTGACAGTAGATAGGTTGGTACTCTCTTTATCTGTTAAAATAAAGGGTTGCCTGATGCAATGTCTTATTTCAACTGCAATACTGATTCCATGGTGACTTTTCACAGTGAGAAACATCTTTGTGATGCTATTCTACTATGGCTTGCCGCTAACACCATCCCATATGATCTTTTGAACTCCACTGGGGATGCTCGCGTTGCAATTTTCACAGAGGTATAAGATACTGGAGAGATTGTGTTCAATCACATGATATTTTCAATTGAATTTTGTCTGTCTTTGTGTGTATCGAGAGAGGCTTGGGGGGGGGGGTGACAATTTCTCAGGGTATTCTTTCAGAATTGAAGAAAACTGGAACTAGTCATGCACGGCTGCATGCTAAAGTGAGAACGCATTAGCAAATCAGGTTTAACAATCTGTGTAAGAATAATCTAGCTTACTTGGTGAGGTTAGTAATCACTGCTGGTTTGGACATTTGCAATATAAGATTCCGGAAGTGTATATCCTTAATAAAAAAAAAGGAGGATTCAGGATGTTTTTTTTAAAACAGGCAAGAAGATTTGGGAAGTGGatattctttttctcttttaaCAAAATAATAGTGTTTTTTCCtctttgtttttgttgttttatgACATCTCATATGCGTGGCTCTTATCTTAGTTGATGACATGCCTATTTAACAGATTTTGAACCTCACACTCCGTTTTCTTGTAGAAAAAGAATATGGAGCAGCTGGTGCTCAGTTGTTTGGTTTTCTTTGCATATCTGATTTACGTATAATATTACAGGTGCATTGATCTCAGTCCTGGTCTTCCAGTTGACAAAGTGGTCCAGTTTGATAATTAACAATTATATTATATATGGAAGGTATTAATGTGAAATGAAACTCACAAGCAACTGAATCCCTTTTAGGTTAAAGGAAATTTTTGCCACTATTGCTTGAAAAATTAAACAtctaaaagctacaagctgaaGGCCTATGATTCTTGCACAGATATCTCTGCTATGTATGCATTTGAATCCTCTCTGGATTACACGAGTAATTTATGTAACCTTCATTGTCTTTTTGAACAGATCCGCACTAGCCTTTTGCCATTGCCATTTGCTGCGGGTATGAGCAGCCCTTTAAGTTGTTATTTTCAAAGCACTAACGCTCAAGTGTTATGTATCATCTGAtcatttccttttttttattttttattttcatttcagGGAAACGGAGATGCCCCCTCTTCTCAAAGTTTGCAGAAAGAAGTGTGAATGCTATTCTTAGTTTAGCTACCTCCTCTTCCTTTAGCTTAGCAAACATTCTTGGAGGTGGTGATTTTAGTCAGCTCAGAATCCGCTTGAATGAATATACTAAGGTTTACATTTAGCAGCATCCTTTCAGTTCTTGTGGATTTTGGCTTTCATTTTCTATTTTAGATGCCAGAACAATATAATCAGTGTAACAACTCATGGTTTTCTTCTTTATCCCTTTAGAATGCTTGAAATCTTGGGACTAAAGTGGTAAGTCTGACCACTTAATTATGAAAGTCATTTCACTAAAAAATTTTAAATACATTTTTTAAGGTGTTGTTATTATCTGGAAGCAAaaggaaaacaaaagaaaaataaaattaaggagtatatataatttaatctAAACCTAGACATATTGGGAGGTGGAGTTTCTTCGAATTATGATACCTTAACTTTTTTGCCGTTGTTTCTTCACTCGCTGCTGGTATTATGCTAATAATTGAAATGGGAAATAATCTGCTTATAGTTTTCACTTCATCATATCTGTTCTTGGAGACTTTCCAAGAATTGAACTTGCTAGAACTTTGGGGATGATTTCTAAATGTAACTTTCTCCCTTTAATCAGTTGTTGGAAACTAAAAGATTAACCCATTAAACATCATCAAGAACATGCTTGCTTGCTTGATATAAAATGTTACTTAACAGTGTCAAAGTGAAGatatatttttgaagttttccTCTTTTACTGGAAATGTAGTTGTGAAATTTCATATAATGTAATTAACACTTACAACCATTTTCattgcttagtttcttttttttttccttttctgaaTTTACTGTTACCATTCTAaaaagaaattcttttttttttctgaatCTCCTCTGTAGATATTGGACCTTTCCGGCTGCCCACAAATTAGCTCGCCTCTTCTTCTCCTGTCCATGCTTCCTTTTTCCTATAGTGTGGACACAATGCTGACAAAGAAGCTTAATCAGCTTTCCCTCAAACTTGAGCGCTCTAATATGGATGTATCTCGGATTCCGTGGGAAAATTTTCCTGTTTTGACTTTTGAAGCAGTGGAAGTGGTGGATGTTTCAAATTGTCCTATGCTACATCTTGAGGCTGCCATTGAGTGCTTTTCCAAGTCATTTCCATCCCTAACAACATTGAAAGCAGCTTATACTTTGAACTTCAGAACAATGAAGTTGTACCAATTGTTACAGAAATGCCCACTACTCTCAGACATCGATCTAACAGTGGAGAGTAATCCTGTGATACCAGCAAAGGTGTCAGTTATATCTTCATTCCCTGCTGTAAAGCTGCAGATATCAACATCTTTCAATGAAGAGACATGTCCTGCTGTACCAACGTTTCATTTTCCTAGGCGGCTCTGGAATATTACAAAACTCATATTGGAGGGTCGAACAGATATTTATGGTATGATATTTGTAGTCCAGCAGTCCTAGCTAAAACACCTTCCCACTACCAAAGAAAAGGAAAAGTCTCATTTCGAGAAATCGTTTGTTAGTTTCTGGCCCTTAAGATGAAACTTTTCAAAGAGACTAGTATTTTTCCTGCTGTACTTGATTCTTGGTGAAAGGGTATGAGCCTTAAAGCATATTTTGGTTATGAAAAGAATGCTAGGGAGGATGCCCCAAAAATAATACTTGATGTCTTTTTTCCGTTTTGCTATTTAAAATAGTACATGATGTCTCAGATAGCTTATATTCCGAAGGGGAAGGGAGGAAGaccaatttaaaaataattatcctCTTATATTGGCAAAGTTTCCAGCCATCAAAATCATGCAATCTATACCATTGAACAACCAGACTCAAAAGACTAAAAGAAAAGAACAGTATGAAACAGAACTACTGCTGCTGGTACCCAAAGGATTCATTTATGTTGTGTGGTTCCTTTGCTTTTTCCAAAACTCTAGCTATGTAATGTTGAATACTGTTTTTAGCTTTTATGTTGTGTTTTTTAAGTGAGACCACTTCCATTTTCTCATGCATATACTTTAGGGGATCTCATCTGTATGTAGTCTTGGAATCTCGTCTGTACTCTTCTCAAGCTGTTAGAAAATGTTTATTGCAAATTCAGCTTTCACGTATACTCTTAATAATATGATGCTCTCTGCATTGACCTAACATTTCTTCTCTTTGATATTCTCCAGATTCGGATCTCCACAATATTGCAGAGTGCTGCCCTTCCTTGTATTGTATTAACCTCAATGCGTGTACTTCCATAACGGATTCTGGAATATCCGTTATATTGCTGAAATGTGTTGGCCTACATTCAATCTTCGCTTGTGATACTTTGTTTGGGCACAATTGTGTTCTGTCGCTTTGTCGCGATATCTCCAGATTTGATGGTGTGGCAATGAAAATGGAAAAGAACACCAATTCATCAGCTTACAAACTTCAAATTCTGCATATAGGAGGCTGCAAAGGTGAGCAATGTTCTGGCTTTTGTTTTCTGCCTCGTATCCTCCATGTTAATGTTTGTTAACAGAACTAAAGGTTgcattgtagaactttcaatttgAAAATATGGTTAGCAGTTACTGCTTTGCATCTTCCAATGTGACTGTTGATAAGTTTTAGTTCATTGTGGATACAAGAACTCCTTTTTCCAAAATAAAACTGCGAGCTTGAAATGCTAGTCTTTCTGAAATAACAAAAGTAAGGATTTAGTGGAGGATGCTGCATGTTTTAGTTTCCACCTGAATCTCAGTCGAAAACAATTTACAACTCAATTAatgtattgataacttaaaaaGTTTTTCTTTTTGAATGATGAGAGTTGAAACTTACATTTGAATCATTGCACCGATGACAAACAAAATTCTTGCTCAAGTGCATTCAAGAGAGCGTTTTTTGACTGATGGAATCTCATGTAAGGCTCTACATTGTAAGATAAGGAAGCTGAAAGTTATATTTGTGGACATGATTATATCTTCTTTTCCAACTTCCATGTGGTTTCTGTTATCTTTGACTTCAATTTTCAAAAACACTCCTCATTTGCAGGTATCAGTGAGATTACTCTTTTGGAGCTTATCGCTCAAACACATAGAGTAAGAAGTCTTTGTTTGAGGGAAACTCAGCTTGACGACAATTCTCTCTACAAATTTTCAGGATCGTCACTCGAGATGCTTGATGTATCTGATACTAAGGTTTGTGAGTAGTCCTAGATGAACTTAAAGTCTTCTTCCTCCAAGTTATTCTGGAAAagatgtggattttattttatcAGTGTGCTCTAGGGAATAAGCTGTTGCAAGTCCATGAGAAATACTTGTTGAATTTTGTGCTTGAAGCTTTTAGGGTGAGCTGTTGAAAGGGTGGAGGTCTTTGGTTGAATCTCACGACCTGCCATAGTGATAATAATATTTCTTTGTATTTGGCCCGTATAAAAGAATCCGACAGGCGACAGTACATGACAGAGCTATCAAAGACATAATCAAATGAAAAAAACTTTCCCCCTTTAACAGTTTAAGCTCTTAAAAGGGTTGTTCCCACACAAATCTGTACTTATGTATTTCAGGACATTTATATATCTAGCTTACTTTTGTACGCCCTAGTGAATCTGTTGACAGATGAAGTAGAAGCTAGAGTAGATCAGTGGACTTATTCAAACTTCACCAATCTTTTAAAGGTTTCTGGAAACTCAGATCCATGCGTTTTGAAGAAACTATTTAAAATCAGCAACCATCTAGGTACTTTATGTCACTAAACTCTCCACATCTCCATTTAAGCTCCCTCTCCACTACATGGATTACTGCCAAAGACGCCAAGGCCTTTCACTTGCTTTTATTGAGTTGTAGTATCCCAGAAGGGAGCAATTTTTGGGGGCTTTGGACTCTATAGGTGGAGCATTTGAGGTAGAATGATACTTATAGACAGATGATTTGTGTCTAGCATGAACTCGAAAAGTTCTTCCTTACACCCGGACTAAGATCAGCACAGTACGGCATGTCTGTATGACCAATATATTGTAAACTTTGGAATTTCAGGTTTCTTGCCATGCAGTGGGTCATGTTGTCCGCAGAAGTCCTCATCTAAAGTGCTTGATTGCCAGAGGCTGCAGGCATCTATTACAAGAGGAAAATAATATTCTAGAGAACTCTCCTACTTTGTCATATAACTGTCCTGTATTGTATTATGAGCTTGGAAAGTCCTGCAATTTGGAGGAAATCTCAATTGGTTGGGGATTCTCATTCTTTTCATTGGAGGCCCTGCGGCCAGCAATTAAAATGTTGAGGACATTTATTGTTGGTTTAGGTGGATCTTTAGGTGAAGATGGGCTCAAGCTGGTACCCACTTTTTGTCCTTGGCTAGAGACTTTGATTCTTTATTTCCAGGTAAAGTGTTTACATAAAACTTCTTGGTAGTTTTTTTTCCCTTGTCTCGATCCAGTTAGTTGTGTGCATATTGAACAATGTTCAATGAGCTTATGGGTTGAAGGCCTGAACTGGTGTTCAATCATCTAAATTGTAAGGAAATATGATGACAGAACTGTATTGTCGAAAATGATAAAAGCTGTTGATCCTTGCAACTCATTTCTAGATCTTTTTCACCTTTTGTTATGTTTATTCCAAGGCATGGTTCCTCATGTCCAAATACTTTCACGAACTCTTTTCATTGTTTTGAGTTCTCTTTTTGTGGTGTACCACCTTCAAGTctctattttatttatttataaggaCCACCTTCAAGTCTCTTTACCATAATGACAATGGAtgatttatatttcatgatcaaTGGTTTCTTCAAGTAACATGAAGTGTGATGAAAGTTATCTTTCCCTTGGGTATTTATCCTTGAAAGTTAAGCTGAGGGGTTGCAACCTGTTTCAAGTCTGAAACTTACTTACCTGGGCTTGGAAACTAAAGGCTTTTTCTGTCACTAAATCTGTTCATCTTTACTTGAGATTTCAAAAGCTTGGAGAGACACCTTTTAATATCATTCAATAAAATGAAGGTATGACATTTGCTAATTTGTCTGTATATAGTTTTTTtgttctttgaaagttctattctGAATCTTACAATTTCATAGATTATTCGAGACTGGAAATCTGGTCCTTAAGTTAGACTTTGATAAAGCCACCACTCTCATTTTCTACATAAATGATTACATTTTTAAAAAAtgtttaatatataatttttcttgagccgagggtcttttggAAACAACTTctttaccttcacaaggtaggggcaAGGTCTGCATATACTTTactctccctagaccccacaATGTTGGaatacactgggtatgttgttgttgtttaataattaatatataattttagAACTTGTGGTCAAATGTACttatcaaaaaacaaaaattgtgGACAAATTTATAAAGTTTTGACATTAAAAAGCAAACCAACAAAGAAATCAGACAGAGGGAGTATACTTTTGGTAATTTTATTAAATTAACTTGCAGTAATGGGACTTATCAGGAGACAATAGTGCTGTGAGATTCTTCTCTCCAAACTTATTACTTACAAAATCTTACATACACATTTATATTTAGATCTGAGTGTACGTAGGTTTGTATGGATTGAGAGTGTCAGTTATTCATTTCATTGAGCATAGAAAAATAGGGCATCCAGTTGTTAACACAATCTACTATACCTTGTTGTGCCTGGAAATCTAACTTCGGTTGCTAATGTAGTTTATCTTGTTCGAGACTTAAATGATGTGCATTTCAGACTAGTGCTTGAAATCAGTGTTGCCTACTTAGTGTTACTGATCTTAACAGGTAATATCTGATTCTGTTGTAAGAAATATCTTGGAGACCTTAAAAAACTTGCAAGTGTTAGCTCTTTGCTATTGCTTTGGTGAGATTTCCTCACTAAGCTTCCAGTTCAGTGCACCGTGTTTGAGGAAATTGAAGCTTGAAAGAGTAACAGCACAGATGACCAATGATGATTTACTTACCCTTGCTCAGAATTGCATGAACATAACTGAGCTTTCGCTGCTGGGATGCAGATGTCTCAATTCAGGTTTGCACTACTCTCAAGAACATCTTGTTTGAATTTTTATGAGGTTTGGAAAATTCTCCTCTGTCTGAGGTTCATCCAGTTGTAACAAACAAATCCATTTTTCTGTTTTTCTTCTCCAGATCAATTAGACAATAACAACAGCTATGCCTCAATCCCAAGCTAGTTagggtcggctatatgaatcctcgcTATCAATGTTGCTCCATTTATCCCGTCAATCTAATGTCAAAACGTTTAGGTTTTCTAGCAGTAGAAGTGTCATGaccccaaaatccattaaaggtcgtgatggcgcctaacaccactgtcaggcaagccaaccataattgattaacttaattactcattttagtatttttgaaaccatattttccttcaatta containing:
- the LOC104117757 gene encoding BTB/POZ domain-containing protein FBL11 isoform X1, producing the protein MESNAGTADGETVILNCIEPNGSSLHEDHEEIVISTVEVGQWDLPSLAHRPIIKIKANRQRLVQQSSYFHGLLCGSFSESCFDSISIHWDMESLLSMLRFLFGCSLDLTSESFLPLYEAALFFGAEKLLLVCRSWLNYVTSEGRIRPPQLHLGDLVHIWEYGRENATDFIPQLTDCLARNFIWMTSCDSFHNVPFELLLSCVKHPCLTVDSEKHLCDAILLWLAANTIPYDLLNSTGDARVAIFTEIRTSLLPLPFAAGKRRCPLFSKFAERSVNAILSLATSSSFSLANILGGGDFSQLRIRLNEYTKILDLSGCPQISSPLLLLSMLPFSYSVDTMLTKKLNQLSLKLERSNMDVSRIPWENFPVLTFEAVEVVDVSNCPMLHLEAAIECFSKSFPSLTTLKAAYTLNFRTMKLYQLLQKCPLLSDIDLTVESNPVIPAKVSVISSFPAVKLQISTSFNEETCPAVPTFHFPRRLWNITKLILEGRTDIYDSDLHNIAECCPSLYCINLNACTSITDSGISVILLKCVGLHSIFACDTLFGHNCVLSLCRDISRFDGVAMKMEKNTNSSAYKLQILHIGGCKGISEITLLELIAQTHRVRSLCLRETQLDDNSLYKFSGSSLEMLDVSDTKVSCHAVGHVVRRSPHLKCLIARGCRHLLQEENNILENSPTLSYNCPVLYYELGKSCNLEEISIGWGFSFFSLEALRPAIKMLRTFIVGLGGSLGEDGLKLVPTFCPWLETLILYFQVISDSVVRNILETLKNLQVLALCYCFGEISSLSFQFSAPCLRKLKLERVTAQMTNDDLLTLAQNCMNITELSLLGCRCLNSESQDTISNGWPGLISLHLEDCGEVTAKGVTLLMNCQALEDLLLRHNGLGIDRNFIICAASRMPLLRKVALDVCDAKDGDFDLPDFTDRRFLSIVKIARCNLKRRTLYSIKSGPCTTPVHAETLILTWDSEKLSRTVVKERL
- the LOC104117757 gene encoding BTB/POZ domain-containing protein FBL11 isoform X2; this encodes MESLLSMLRFLFGCSLDLTSESFLPLYEAALFFGAEKLLLVCRSWLNYVTSEGRIRPPQLHLGDLVHIWEYGRENATDFIPQLTDCLARNFIWMTSCDSFHNVPFELLLSCVKHPCLTVDSEKHLCDAILLWLAANTIPYDLLNSTGDARVAIFTEIRTSLLPLPFAAGKRRCPLFSKFAERSVNAILSLATSSSFSLANILGGGDFSQLRIRLNEYTKILDLSGCPQISSPLLLLSMLPFSYSVDTMLTKKLNQLSLKLERSNMDVSRIPWENFPVLTFEAVEVVDVSNCPMLHLEAAIECFSKSFPSLTTLKAAYTLNFRTMKLYQLLQKCPLLSDIDLTVESNPVIPAKVSVISSFPAVKLQISTSFNEETCPAVPTFHFPRRLWNITKLILEGRTDIYDSDLHNIAECCPSLYCINLNACTSITDSGISVILLKCVGLHSIFACDTLFGHNCVLSLCRDISRFDGVAMKMEKNTNSSAYKLQILHIGGCKGISEITLLELIAQTHRVRSLCLRETQLDDNSLYKFSGSSLEMLDVSDTKVSCHAVGHVVRRSPHLKCLIARGCRHLLQEENNILENSPTLSYNCPVLYYELGKSCNLEEISIGWGFSFFSLEALRPAIKMLRTFIVGLGGSLGEDGLKLVPTFCPWLETLILYFQVISDSVVRNILETLKNLQVLALCYCFGEISSLSFQFSAPCLRKLKLERVTAQMTNDDLLTLAQNCMNITELSLLGCRCLNSESQDTISNGWPGLISLHLEDCGEVTAKGVTLLMNCQALEDLLLRHNGLGIDRNFIICAASRMPLLRKVALDVCDAKDGDFDLPDFTDRRFLSIVKIARCNLKRRTLYSIKSGPCTTPVHAETLILTWDSEKLSRTVVKERL
- the LOC104117757 gene encoding BTB/POZ domain-containing protein FBL11 isoform X3, which translates into the protein MVERMINMGYHAATDFIPQLTDCLARNFIWMTSCDSFHNVPFELLLSCVKHPCLTVDSEKHLCDAILLWLAANTIPYDLLNSTGDARVAIFTEIRTSLLPLPFAAGKRRCPLFSKFAERSVNAILSLATSSSFSLANILGGGDFSQLRIRLNEYTKILDLSGCPQISSPLLLLSMLPFSYSVDTMLTKKLNQLSLKLERSNMDVSRIPWENFPVLTFEAVEVVDVSNCPMLHLEAAIECFSKSFPSLTTLKAAYTLNFRTMKLYQLLQKCPLLSDIDLTVESNPVIPAKVSVISSFPAVKLQISTSFNEETCPAVPTFHFPRRLWNITKLILEGRTDIYDSDLHNIAECCPSLYCINLNACTSITDSGISVILLKCVGLHSIFACDTLFGHNCVLSLCRDISRFDGVAMKMEKNTNSSAYKLQILHIGGCKGISEITLLELIAQTHRVRSLCLRETQLDDNSLYKFSGSSLEMLDVSDTKVSCHAVGHVVRRSPHLKCLIARGCRHLLQEENNILENSPTLSYNCPVLYYELGKSCNLEEISIGWGFSFFSLEALRPAIKMLRTFIVGLGGSLGEDGLKLVPTFCPWLETLILYFQVISDSVVRNILETLKNLQVLALCYCFGEISSLSFQFSAPCLRKLKLERVTAQMTNDDLLTLAQNCMNITELSLLGCRCLNSESQDTISNGWPGLISLHLEDCGEVTAKGVTLLMNCQALEDLLLRHNGLGIDRNFIICAASRMPLLRKVALDVCDAKDGDFDLPDFTDRRFLSIVKIARCNLKRRTLYSIKSGPCTTPVHAETLILTWDSEKLSRTVVKERL